In Capricornis sumatraensis isolate serow.1 chromosome 16, serow.2, whole genome shotgun sequence, a genomic segment contains:
- the SAAL1 gene encoding protein SAAL1: MDRNPSPPPPSRDEDEEAAAGGDCIGSTVYSKHWLFGVLSGLIQMVSPENAKSSSDDEEQQMELDEEMENEICRVWDMSMDEDVALFLQEFNAPDIFMGVLAKSRCPRLREICVGILGNMACFQEICMSISSDKNLGQVLLHCLHDSDPPTLLETSRLLLTCLSQTEVASVWVERIRDNPAIYDSICFIMSSSTNVDLLVKVGEVVDKLFDLDEKLMLEWIRIGAIQALDQPQEDSEQQPVFRIVPCVLEAAKQVRSENPEGLDVYMHILQLLTTVDEGIQAIVQCPDTGKDTWNLLFDLVCHEFCQSDDPPIILQEQKTVLASVFSVLSAIYASQTEQEYLKIGKVDLPLIDSLIRVLQNMEHCQKQPENSVESNTEETKKSDLTQEDFHLKILKDISCEFLSNIFQVLTKETVTQGLKEGQLSKQKCSCAFENLLPFYSPVVEDFLKILREVDKTLAGNLEESFPSLKIQT; this comes from the exons ATGGACCGCAACCCGTCGCCACCGCCGCCGAGTCGGGACGAGGACGAGGAGGCTGCGGCCGGGGGAGACTGCATAGGCAGCACGGTCTACAGCAAGCACTGGCTCTTCGGCGTCCTCAGCGGGCTCATCCAG ATGGTTAGCCCTGAAAATGCCAAATCCAGCTCGGATGACGAGGAGCAGCAGATGGAGCTtgatgaagaaatggagaatgAAATTTGCAGAGTATGGGATATGTCCATGGATGAG GATGTAGCTTTGTTTCTCCAAGAATTTAATGCTCCTGACATATTTATGGGAGTATTGGCCAAATCCAGATGCCCTCGATTACGA GAAATCTGTGTGGGGATATTAGGTAATATGGCCTGTTTCCAGGAGATATGTATGTCCATCAGCAGTGATAAAAATCTTGG CCAGGTATTGCTGCACTGTTTGCATGATTCAGACCCTCCTACTCTGCTGGAAACAAGCAG GTTGTTGCTTACTTGCCTTTCCCAGACAGAAGTGGCCAGTGTCTGGGTTGAAAGAATTCGAGACAATCCAGCTATTTATGATAGTATTTGCTTTATCATGTCAAGTTCAACAAATG TTGACTTGCTGGTAAAGGTTGGGGAGGTTGTGGACAAGCTGTTTGATTTGGATGAGAAGCTGATGTTGGAATGGATTAGAATTGGGGCTATTCAGGCTCTGGACCAACCCCAGGAAGATTCTGAACAGCAGCCAGTGTTTCGAATTGTGCCGTGTGTACTTGAAGCTGCCAAACAAGTGCG CTCTGAAAATCCAGAAGGGCTCGATGTTTACATGCATATCTTACAGCTGCTCACCACAGTAGATGAAGGAATTCAAGCAATTG TACAGTGTCCAGATACTGGAAAAGACACTTGGAATTTACTTTTTGACCTGGTGTGCCATGAATTCTGCCAGTCTGATGATCCGCCCATCATACTGCAGGAACAGAAAACAGTGCTGGCCTCGGTTTTTTCAGTGTTGTCTGCCATCTATGCTTCCCAGACTGAACAGGAGTATCTAAAGATAGGAAAAG TGGATCTTCCTCTAATTGACAGCCTGATTCGTGTCTTACAAAATATGGAACATTGTCAGAAGCAACCAGAGAACTCAGTGGAGTCTAACACAGAAGAAACTAAAAAGTCTGATTTAACCCAAGAGGATTTCCACTTGAAAATCTTGAAGGATATTTCATGTGaatttctttctaatattttccaAGTGTTAACAAAG gaGACTGTAACTCAGGGACTAAAGGAGGGCCAGTTAAGCAAACAGAAGTGTTCCTGTGCATTTGAAAATCTTCTTCCTTTCTATAGCCCTGTG GTGGAAGACTTTCTCAAAATCCTCCGTGAAGTTGATAAGACTCTTGCTGGTAACCTGGAGGAAAGCTTCCCAAGTCTGAAGATTCAGACTTAA